A stretch of DNA from Candidatus Polarisedimenticolaceae bacterium:
GCTTGGGGGCGAGGCCCGCCGCGAGGCGAAGGAACGCGCGCCGTAGTTCCGCGAGGTCGACTTCGCGGGCGGCACCGTCGGACCCCGCCGTCGCGAGGGCGGAGGGGTCGTCGGGCAGGGGCTGGATCATCCCCCGGGGCCCGCGCTCGCGAAGATGGTCGATGGCGGCGTTCACGGTGATCCTGTAGAGCCACGTGTCGAAGCGCCGCTCGACGTCGAAGCGGCGGAGGACCTTCCAGAGCTTCAGGAAGACCGCCTGGGCGACGTCCCGGGCGTCCTCCGGGTCCCCGACGATCCGGCGGGCGATCCGGACGACCCCATCGCGCCGGAGGAGGACGACCTCCTCGAACGCCTTGCGGTCGCCCCGAGCCGCCGCCCGGAGCCTGTCGACCAGTGCCGCGTCGTCCCGCATCGCTCCGACCGCCGCGGGGCGGCCGGACGGGACGCCGACGCCGGAGACCGACGCGTGGTACGCGCGGGCCGGGGGGCGCGTCTAGCCGGAGGGAGAAAAACCCCGCGGACGAACGGCGAAGTGTAGCAGCGGCGTCAGTGGGCGGGTTGCGGGGCGCTTCGCCGCGCCTTCGCCTTCGGGGCCTGGACCGCCGTCACCACCTCGCGCGACGGGTCGAGCAAGGCGGCCTCGAAGACCTCCCGGACGTCCTTCACGAAGGAGAAGAGGAGGTCCCG
This window harbors:
- a CDS encoding sigma-70 family RNA polymerase sigma factor; this translates as MRDDAALVDRLRAAARGDRKAFEEVVLLRRDGVVRIARRIVGDPEDARDVAQAVFLKLWKVLRRFDVERRFDTWLYRITVNAAIDHLRERGPRGMIQPLPDDPSALATAGSDGAAREVDLAELRRAFLRLAAGLAPK